The following are from one region of the Salicibibacter kimchii genome:
- a CDS encoding tripartite tricarboxylate transporter substrate binding protein — MSIKEPLIFFTLVFGLFIVGAFSSYDAQLSDGSISEDYPDRTVEVLVGYGAGGGTDLSARNMVEALNQEGIVDQSFFVENMPGAGGALALRELNDSDEYTIEAVPEFAEGLWNETADLDLEDFNPIAQVAQDYHIIAVPENSPYDTIEDLLDAIKADPETITISLGTNIVGMEAWGWQKTFDAYGIEDRPNMVPQDGSNEALTNVLAGDADATFVVPQLAESHIDEGNIKALAVMTDERTEQFPDIPTLKEVGIDVTYYRPRGFWLNGDVNEEYVDYWEKVLKEMVKSETWQDYVEEAGLLPEFKDREDYKELIREDGEAYRDFYEQVQEEGF, encoded by the coding sequence ATGAGTATCAAAGAGCCCCTTATATTTTTTACATTGGTTTTTGGATTGTTTATAGTAGGTGCGTTTAGTTCATATGATGCACAATTGAGTGATGGTTCCATATCAGAAGATTATCCAGATCGTACAGTTGAAGTGCTTGTTGGATATGGAGCAGGAGGAGGAACAGATTTATCAGCTAGAAATATGGTAGAAGCTTTAAATCAAGAAGGCATTGTTGATCAATCTTTCTTTGTAGAAAATATGCCTGGAGCAGGGGGGGCTCTTGCTCTAAGGGAACTGAATGATAGTGATGAATATACAATTGAGGCTGTACCAGAGTTCGCAGAAGGTTTATGGAATGAAACAGCGGATTTGGATCTTGAAGACTTTAATCCAATTGCTCAAGTTGCACAAGATTATCATATTATTGCAGTACCAGAGAATTCCCCTTATGACACGATCGAAGATCTCTTGGATGCCATCAAAGCTGATCCGGAAACGATAACAATTAGCCTTGGGACTAATATTGTAGGAATGGAAGCTTGGGGATGGCAAAAAACATTTGATGCCTATGGTATTGAAGATCGGCCGAATATGGTACCTCAGGACGGTTCAAACGAAGCTTTAACAAATGTGTTAGCAGGGGATGCGGATGCAACATTTGTAGTGCCTCAATTAGCTGAATCTCATATTGATGAAGGTAATATTAAAGCTTTAGCAGTAATGACTGATGAAAGAACTGAGCAATTTCCAGATATTCCAACATTAAAAGAAGTTGGTATTGATGTTACTTATTATAGACCCAGGGGTTTTTGGTTAAACGGTGATGTGAATGAAGAGTATGTCGATTATTGGGAAAAGGTACTGAAGGAAATGGTTAAATCTGAAACTTGGCAAGATTATGTTGAGGAAGCTGGACTTTTACCGGAATTTAAAGATCGTGAAGATTATAAAGAACTAATTCGAGAGGACGGAGAAGCATACAGGGATTTTTATGAGCAAGTTCAAGAAGAAGGCTTCTAA
- a CDS encoding CaiB/BaiF CoA transferase family protein codes for MPLKDIRIIDLSRLLSGPYATMMLSDLGAEVIKVESPSGDDTRQFGPPYYHEWSSYFLSVNRNKKSISLDLKTEQGKDVLLKMIRTADVVIENFRPGTMERLGLSYETMKEYNPKIILASISGFGQYGSYSKKPGYDVLAQAMGGLMSVTGEKNGEPLKAGYSFADLGTGMWAAFGIMTALWERNKSGEGQWIDAALLDTIISWQTYLASNYFATGEDPKALGTEHPNIVPYQAFQASDGHFVIAIARDHMWHSFTAKIGIDILKDGRFNTNEGRVIHRNELIPLLENVFIQRSRQEWDDFFTDIGVPVGPVNKLSEILDDKHVKERDMVVNTKHQRYGETKSLGFPIQLSRTPGKIRSFPPELGEHTESILNDLGYDKEDIKSFLENGVVFDRTKVNTK; via the coding sequence ATGCCATTAAAAGACATTAGGATTATAGATCTTTCACGTTTACTTAGTGGTCCATATGCCACAATGATGTTATCAGATTTAGGTGCGGAGGTGATAAAAGTGGAATCACCTTCTGGGGATGACACACGGCAATTTGGGCCACCATATTACCATGAATGGAGCTCTTATTTTTTAAGTGTGAACCGAAACAAAAAAAGTATAAGCTTAGACCTCAAAACCGAACAAGGAAAAGACGTACTTCTTAAAATGATCAGAACAGCCGACGTGGTTATTGAGAATTTTAGGCCGGGAACCATGGAACGCCTAGGACTATCCTACGAAACAATGAAAGAGTATAACCCTAAAATTATCTTGGCATCTATTTCTGGATTTGGGCAGTATGGAAGTTATTCAAAAAAACCTGGTTATGATGTTTTAGCACAAGCAATGGGTGGATTAATGTCGGTTACTGGTGAAAAAAACGGAGAACCGTTAAAGGCTGGATATTCATTTGCTGATCTCGGAACGGGTATGTGGGCCGCTTTTGGTATTATGACTGCCCTATGGGAAAGAAATAAGTCAGGAGAGGGGCAATGGATTGACGCGGCACTTCTAGATACAATTATCTCCTGGCAAACCTATTTGGCGAGTAATTATTTTGCTACAGGAGAGGATCCCAAAGCGTTAGGAACAGAACACCCGAACATTGTTCCTTATCAAGCTTTTCAAGCTTCCGATGGCCACTTTGTCATTGCAATAGCAAGAGACCATATGTGGCATTCATTCACTGCTAAAATAGGGATCGACATCCTTAAAGATGGACGGTTTAATACAAATGAAGGAAGAGTCATCCATCGAAATGAGTTAATACCACTCCTTGAAAATGTATTCATACAAAGAAGCAGGCAGGAATGGGATGATTTTTTTACAGATATCGGGGTTCCTGTAGGTCCCGTAAATAAGTTATCAGAGATATTGGATGACAAACATGTGAAAGAAAGAGATATGGTGGTTAATACAAAGCATCAACGATACGGTGAAACCAAATCCCTAGGTTTTCCAATACAATTATCAAGAACTCCGGGTAAAATTCGCTCATTCCCTCCTGAACTCGGGGAGCATACCGAATCAATTCTTAATGATTTAGGTTATGATAAAGAAGACATCAAGTCTTTCTTGGAAAATGGAGTCGTTTTTGATCGTACGAAGGTTAATACAAAGTGA
- a CDS encoding enoyl-CoA hydratase-related protein: MEQSIFYSKTENIATIYLNRPDKKNAVTLDMWKEIPKILAELEYDREVTVVIIRGINDNAFSAGADITEFTVERGNENRAMNYDNHLTLAGDALEYFPKPLIAMVEGTCIGGGCEIALACDLRFSSETGVFGITPAKIGLVYGVPQTKRLVQVVGASRAKDILFSSRFIQANEAYNIALIDRVYKSDEIVDETYKYARLLSGRSQTSIKGSKKIIQSILNESDKDQEEIDRIILNSYLSPDIKEGVAAFTENRSPNFSL; this comes from the coding sequence ATGGAACAATCAATTTTTTATAGTAAAACGGAGAACATTGCTACCATTTATTTGAATCGCCCAGATAAGAAGAATGCAGTTACTCTTGATATGTGGAAGGAAATACCAAAAATATTAGCAGAGTTAGAGTATGATCGTGAAGTTACTGTTGTTATTATTAGAGGAATTAATGACAACGCTTTCTCTGCCGGTGCAGACATTACTGAATTTACTGTTGAACGTGGTAATGAAAATCGAGCAATGAATTATGATAACCATTTAACATTGGCTGGAGATGCACTTGAGTACTTTCCTAAGCCTTTAATTGCAATGGTGGAGGGTACTTGTATTGGAGGGGGATGTGAAATAGCTTTAGCATGTGACTTAAGATTCTCATCAGAAACTGGGGTGTTTGGTATAACCCCAGCTAAAATCGGCCTTGTGTATGGGGTTCCTCAAACAAAACGTTTAGTTCAAGTGGTGGGTGCATCACGGGCCAAAGATATATTGTTTTCAAGTCGTTTCATTCAAGCAAATGAAGCTTATAATATTGCTCTGATCGATCGAGTCTACAAATCTGATGAAATTGTTGATGAAACATATAAATATGCAAGGTTATTATCGGGTCGTTCACAAACATCTATAAAAGGTTCTAAAAAAATTATACAATCCATTTTAAATGAATCGGATAAAGATCAAGAAGAGATTGACCGGATTATCTTGAATTCATATCTCTCACCAGATATTAAAGAAGGAGTCGCTGCTTTTACCGAAAACCGTAGCCCAAATTTTAGTCTATAA
- a CDS encoding sigma 54-interacting transcriptional regulator, which produces MLHKGVFYIYPKILITGSKQFSLLANRLLQTINIPDWIELDVSEYPIEALIEHISISMTELRHKYEPATIILSGEQSAKSLEKRLINNIVIPVKVSEMDILLQAPSNNTKTETAIINYNTNLEKIDQLISRLGLSINQYSFRNQKEIHTLFNKLKKRGVHKIIGGSYACAIASDYGIESSFFYSEQSLKEAIDTAIKYLTIYRKEMEQSALFRTVVQKNNSGILSTDQQNTITTASQSAEKLLGLNKDKIISWNLNQFFHNKITLSEDHEYPTVINWGNKKLAVTHSMVRLSHFKVGSIVIIDGVDDLQEKELNIRKKINEKPLQSQYKFDDIIGKSEKINQAKKHAMKFSRTNSSILIQGESGTGKELFAQSIHDTSNRSDRTFVAINCAALPENLLDSELFGYEEGAFTGASKGGKKGLFELADKGTIFLDEISELPIHLQSKLLRVLQEKEVMRIGSHKIIPVDVRVIAATNKNLLQSIQSQKFREDLYYRISVLQLSIPPLRERPEDIEEFTLHYISQFHDFQSSLMTKSTLTQLYNYSFPGNIRELINILERFHVYCMDEDPSEDNLAQFMHQAIYPTEKTDCVPMKETLNLKTMEQQLIHTALTKNKGNKNLAAKDLGISRSTLWRKLEIDH; this is translated from the coding sequence ATGTTACATAAAGGAGTGTTTTACATTTATCCTAAAATTTTAATCACTGGATCTAAACAGTTCTCATTATTGGCTAATAGGTTGTTACAAACGATCAATATACCCGATTGGATAGAATTGGATGTTTCAGAATATCCAATCGAAGCACTAATTGAACATATATCCATTTCTATGACTGAACTCCGGCATAAGTATGAACCTGCTACGATTATACTAAGTGGGGAACAGAGTGCTAAAAGTCTTGAGAAAAGACTTATTAATAATATTGTTATTCCAGTAAAAGTAAGTGAAATGGATATTTTACTTCAGGCCCCCTCTAATAACACTAAAACCGAAACAGCAATTATTAATTACAACACAAATTTAGAAAAAATAGATCAATTAATCTCACGGCTAGGACTTAGTATTAACCAATACTCATTTAGAAACCAAAAAGAAATCCATACTCTTTTCAATAAGCTCAAAAAAAGAGGCGTACACAAAATTATCGGAGGGAGCTATGCATGTGCAATTGCTTCTGATTACGGAATAGAATCTTCTTTCTTTTATTCAGAACAATCATTAAAAGAAGCGATTGATACTGCGATTAAGTACCTTACTATATATCGAAAAGAAATGGAACAATCAGCCTTATTCAGGACAGTTGTACAAAAAAATAACAGTGGTATTCTCAGTACAGATCAGCAAAATACAATAACAACGGCAAGTCAATCTGCAGAAAAATTATTAGGATTAAATAAAGATAAAATCATTTCTTGGAACCTCAATCAATTTTTCCATAATAAAATAACTTTATCTGAAGATCACGAATATCCTACCGTGATTAATTGGGGAAATAAAAAGTTAGCGGTAACCCATTCAATGGTTCGTTTAAGTCATTTTAAGGTAGGTTCCATCGTTATCATTGACGGTGTTGATGACTTACAGGAAAAAGAACTAAACATTCGTAAAAAGATAAATGAAAAACCTCTTCAATCACAGTACAAATTCGATGATATCATTGGAAAAAGTGAAAAAATAAATCAAGCGAAAAAACATGCTATGAAGTTTAGTAGAACTAATTCATCAATCCTCATACAGGGGGAATCAGGAACTGGAAAAGAACTGTTTGCACAAAGCATTCACGATACTAGTAATCGAAGCGACCGGACATTCGTGGCCATAAATTGTGCAGCCCTGCCCGAAAATTTGTTGGATAGTGAGCTATTCGGATATGAAGAAGGGGCTTTTACCGGGGCAAGTAAAGGAGGAAAGAAAGGATTATTTGAACTTGCAGATAAAGGGACAATCTTTCTTGATGAAATTAGTGAGTTACCTATTCACCTTCAATCAAAATTATTAAGAGTACTACAGGAAAAAGAAGTGATGAGGATTGGCAGCCATAAAATTATCCCGGTCGATGTACGCGTAATTGCTGCAACAAACAAAAACCTATTACAATCAATTCAATCCCAAAAATTTCGTGAAGACTTATATTACCGAATTAGCGTACTACAACTTTCTATCCCCCCACTGCGAGAACGACCAGAAGACATTGAGGAATTCACCTTACACTATATTAGTCAATTTCATGACTTCCAAAGCAGTCTGATGACCAAGTCTACCCTTACTCAATTATACAACTATAGCTTTCCTGGTAATATCAGAGAATTGATCAATATTCTTGAACGCTTTCATGTGTATTGTATGGATGAAGATCCAAGCGAGGATAATTTAGCACAGTTTATGCATCAAGCCATTTATCCAACAGAAAAAACCGATTGCGTTCCTATGAAAGAAACACTTAATCTTAAAACAATGGAACAACAACTCATTCACACCGCACTCACAAAGAATAAAGGGAATAAAAATTTAGCAGCAAAAGATTTGGGTATTAGCCGTTCGACCTTGTGGAGAAAACTAGAGATTGATCATTGA
- a CDS encoding transcriptional regulator — MAKGISYHNKDVLFKFLGELYKDATLNAFGIKGLPKIRQLLPTTMPKVRADERRTDTQFLLDDGSVLMLEYESNNRTDENHIKYLDYAQRILDREYQEVKMVRAIRLVVIYTSDVASVGEQLNAGDVGIQSKAVLLCEHNGDVILEKISDKIKRDDELTREELMQLSMLPLMHSTKSRKEMTRESVNLARNIPDEREQVQVIAGILTATDKFVDDEFSTKIREWLSMTKVGRIIEKEIEQEREAAIAENTRKLAKEMLKKMSAEEVADITGLDLEEVEKLKEEE; from the coding sequence ATGGCAAAGGGCATATCATATCATAATAAAGATGTGTTGTTTAAGTTTTTAGGTGAACTTTATAAAGATGCCACGTTAAATGCTTTTGGCATTAAAGGATTACCGAAAATCAGACAATTATTACCGACGACCATGCCGAAAGTTAGGGCCGATGAGAGACGCACGGATACACAGTTCCTTTTGGACGATGGGTCGGTCCTCATGTTGGAGTATGAGAGCAATAATCGCACCGACGAAAACCATATCAAATATCTCGACTACGCCCAGCGAATTTTAGATCGAGAATATCAAGAAGTAAAAATGGTAAGAGCCATTCGCCTCGTAGTCATATATACGAGCGATGTGGCAAGTGTTGGAGAGCAACTGAACGCAGGTGATGTTGGGATCCAGTCAAAGGCTGTTTTGCTGTGTGAACATAATGGAGACGTGATCTTGGAGAAAATAAGTGATAAAATAAAGAGAGATGATGAATTAACCCGTGAGGAACTCATGCAGTTGAGCATGCTACCTTTAATGCACAGCACAAAGTCCCGAAAAGAAATGACACGGGAATCCGTTAATTTAGCAAGAAATATACCGGATGAACGGGAACAGGTTCAAGTCATCGCGGGTATACTGACAGCAACTGATAAGTTTGTGGACGACGAATTTTCTACCAAGATAAGGGAGTGGTTAAGCATGACGAAGGTTGGGAGGATTATTGAGAAGGAGATTGAGCAAGAGAGAGAAGCGGCTATAGCAGAAAACACGCGAAAATTGGCAAAGGAAATGCTAAAGAAAATGTCGGCAGAAGAAGTTGCTGATATAACAGGACTGGATTTAGAAGAAGTCGAAAAACTCAAAGAAGAAGAATGA
- a CDS encoding sigma-70 family RNA polymerase sigma factor translates to MNNYQTARQQYSFEQIYQQYTPLVHGMLQRLHIHSNHEDFLQAGYVGLWLAYQHHDGEKGPFPAYAFLRVRGEMLTMLKKDANYYDRHSFSPDDQEPAQVRIETESWMPDLDTLAPYLNMLSDREQRWVIEHAVHDLPPRMIAAKYNVSVETVKGWRKGALAKLRKYVK, encoded by the coding sequence GTGAACAATTACCAAACGGCCCGTCAACAATATTCATTTGAGCAAATTTATCAACAGTACACACCGTTAGTGCATGGGATGCTTCAACGCCTCCACATTCACAGCAACCATGAGGACTTTTTGCAAGCCGGGTATGTAGGACTTTGGCTTGCGTACCAACATCACGATGGTGAAAAAGGACCTTTCCCCGCTTATGCCTTCCTTCGTGTCAGAGGAGAAATGTTGACGATGCTGAAAAAGGATGCCAATTATTATGATCGGCATTCGTTCAGTCCCGATGATCAGGAGCCTGCTCAAGTGCGCATAGAGACAGAATCCTGGATGCCAGATTTAGACACCTTAGCCCCTTACTTGAACATGTTATCCGACCGTGAACAACGTTGGGTCATCGAGCACGCCGTGCACGATCTTCCCCCGCGCATGATCGCGGCCAAGTACAACGTTTCCGTGGAAACGGTGAAAGGCTGGCGAAAAGGAGCACTAGCTAAACTAAGAAAATATGTAAAATAA